One genomic region from Doryrhamphus excisus isolate RoL2022-K1 chromosome 14, RoL_Dexc_1.0, whole genome shotgun sequence encodes:
- the LOC131101455 gene encoding XK-related protein 8-like, which translates to MGVFKYSKVDCIFTYLGLAFLMLDICLDVGAAVTFYQEEKYVSLGILLLFLLGSSAVVQVYSWLWYTYDNFHMVTKVENSLGRLQLKILHFFQLGTYFRHAGVVEITSCRCITKVQDTEGIAVYLTHDLSMLRLIETFSESAPQLVLMLTIILRQGQLDPMTVMKAVGSASAIALSVTMYHRSLRSFLPDKQEQRIISSLIFFTWNLLLIASRLTALALFASVLPCFIFTHFICSWLFLFFSAWRSKTDFMESPGGEWLYRATVGLIWYFNWFSVVEGRTRYKTLFYHSFILVDMFLLCGMWCWRMHSQPPSFKIPFLHASITSVSVVALYILGLILKVIYYMYQHPNLNKEGLKGDHASAEEKIDIDIDGGGGGDVTVRSFMADDVVDGRTPTQAVRQLYNKRMRKLAENFYS; encoded by the exons ATGGGTGTGTTCAAGTACTCCAAGGTGGATTGTATCTTCACTTATTTAGGGCTGGCCTTCCTAATGTTGGACATTTGCTTGGACGTTGGTGCTGCTGTGACCTTCTACCAGGAAGAGAAATATGTCAGCCTCGGCATCCTGCTGCTTTTCCTATTGGGTTCGTCTGCTGTAGTCCAAGTGTACAGCTGGCTGTGGTACACTTACGATAACTTCCACATGGTGACAAAGGTTGAAAACTCGCTCGGTCGCTTGCAACTCAAGATCCTGCATTTCTTCCAGCTGGGAACTTACTTCAG GCATGCAGGTGTAGTGGAGATTACATCATGCCGATGCATTACCAAAGTCCAGGACACGGAGGGAATTGCGGTGTACCTGACTCATGACCTCAGCATGCTGCGTCTCATTGAGACCTTTTCTGAGAGCGCACCCCAACTTGTCCTCATGCTCACCATCATACTGCGGCAGGGCCAGCTGGACCCCATGACAG TGATGAAGGCGGTGGGCTCGGCGTCTGCCATCGCTCTCAGCGTGACCATGTATCACCGCTCTCTCCGCTCCTTCCTGCCCGACAAACAAGAGCAGCGCATCATCTCCTCGCTCATCTTCTTCACGTGGAATCTTCTTCTCATCGCGTCCCGGCTCACCGCCCTCGCCCTTTTTGCTTCCGTCCTTCCCTGCTTCATCTTCACGCACTTTATTTGCTCCTGgctgttcttgttcttctccgCCTGGCGCTCCAAGACTGATTTCATGGAAAGCCCCGGCGGGGAGTGGCTCTACCGGGCCACCGTGGGCCTCATTTGGTATTTTAACTGGTTCTCTGTGGTGGAAGGGAGGACAAGATACAAGACTTTGTTCTACCACAGCTTCATCCTGGTTGATATGTTCCTCCTGTGCGGAATGTGGTGCTGGAGGATGCACTCGCAACCACCGTCGTTTAAAATCCCCTTCTTGCACGCCAGCATCACGTCTGTCAGCGTCGTCGCACTTTACATACTCGGTCTTATCCTGAAAGTAATCTATTACATGTACCAACATCCAAACCTGAACAAGGAGGGACTGAAAGGAGACCATGCAAGTGCTGAAGAGAAGATAGACATCGATATAgacggcggtggtggtggtgatgttaCCGTGCGTAGTTTCATGGCTGATGACGTAGTGGACGGAAGGACGCCAACGCAAGCCGTCCGCCAACTTTACAATAAAAGAATGAGGAAGCTAGCGGAGAATTTTTACTCCTGA